From bacterium Unc6:
GCTCACACCGAGCCGGTAGTCCAGCCCATTTCCGTCAATGCCCTCAAGGTGATGCGCTTACTTCAGCGTGGCGATTACGCTACCGCCAGCCGATTGCGCCTGGTTCCTGAGCTATCCCGAGAGTTGGAGCGGATCATACAGGGATATATCCGCTATCTGCTGGAGCGGGAGATCAAAGCGACGGGGTTTCTGGACCGGTTGAGAAGGGAAGGTATGTGAAAATGCTTGCCGATCGAGCTTGCTATTTCTCCCGATTATCTTTGTTATAGATAAGGGATAAGGGGTAATCATTAACACCTAACCCGAACAAGCCGGAACCAAAAAGTTTTCCATTTTGCGCAAGAGTTTAGATCTAAGGGACTAATTATTCTCTCCCTTTAATCAAGGAATCCACTACTGATGGATCGGCCAGCGTAGAAGTATCACCTATGGCAGAAATCTCTCCCTCAGCTATCTTTCTCAGAATTCTACGCATTATCTTGCCCGACCGTGTCTTTGGCAGGGCATCGGCAAACTGTATCTTATCGGGAGTTACAATAGGACCCAACTCATTTCTAACATGTTTAATCAGGGTCTTCTTGAGTTCATCCGATGGTTCCTGTCCCTGCTTCAGGGTAACATAGCAGTAAATCCCCTGTCCCTTAATCTCGTGTGGAAATCCCGCTACTGCTGCCTCGGCAACGGAAGGATAGGAGACAAGTGCACCTTCTACCTCGGCAGTGCTGATTCTATGTCCGGAGACATTCATTACATCGTCAATCCGTCCCAAAAGCCAGTGAAATCCATCCTTATCTATCCGGCATCCATCGGCGGTGAAATATTTCCCCGGGAACATAGAGAAATAGACTTTCTTTATAAGCTCGTTCTTCCTATCACCGTATACCCCCCGAATCATACCCGGCCAGGGCCTGGTGATTACCAGAGAGCCGCTTTCATTTGTATCCGCGGATGTTCCATCCGTTCTTAAGACCTCGGTAACAACACCGAAGAACGGCATTGACGCCGAGCCTGGCTTAGTGGGAGTGGCCCCCGGGAGTGGAGTAATCAGATGCCCCCCAGTCTCGGTCTGCCACCAGGTATCCAGTACCGGACAGCGCTCCTTCCCGATTACCCGATAATACCACATCCAGGCCTCGGGATTGATAGGCTCACCAACTGACCCCAGGATTCGGAGGCTTGAGAGGTCATGTTTGTTCGGCCATTCTTCCCCCAATCTCATTAATGTCCTTATAGCGGTGGGGGCGGTATAAAAGATATTAACCCTATAATCTTCTACTATCTTCCAGAACCTGTCTGGCTCAGGGTAAGTAGGCATACCTTCAAACATAAGGGATGTGGCTGCGTTGGATAAGAGACCATACACAATGTATGAATGTCCAGTTATCCAGCCGATATCGGCTGTGCAGAAGTGGATATCCTCATCCTTTATATCAAATACCCACTTGGAGGTAAGATGCACCTGAAGTAAATATCCTCCCGTAGTGTGCAAAACCCCCTTGGGTTTACCGGTCGTGCCGCTTGTATAGAGAATGAAAAGTGGGTCTTCTGCCTCCATCTCTTCACACTCGCAAATATTTTTAATATCCCCGGCTTCCATCTCTTCATGCCACCAGAAATCCCGGCCTGGTTTCATATCTATCTGGCTATTCCCCCGATTATAAACGATAACTTTCTCCACTTCCTTACAATCCGGCAGTGCTTTATCCACCTTGCCCTTAACATCTATTATCTTTCCGGCCCGGAAGCCGGCATCTGCGGTTATAACAAAGGTAGAGTTGGAATCAAGTATCCTGCTCTTAAGAGCCTCGGCACTAAATGCTGAGAAAACGACAGAGTGTATAGCCCCAATTCTGGTGCAGGCAAGCATGGCTATAGCGGAGGCCGGGAGCATAGGCAAAAAGATAGTCACCACATCCCCCTTTTTCACTCCATGCTTCTTTAACACATTGGCAAATCTACAGACCTCGGTGTGTAGCTGTTGATAGGTAAGAGTACATTTTTCTTCCTCTTTTTCTCCCTGCCAGATAAGGGCGGCTTTATTTCTCCGCCACGTGCTCAGATGCCTGTCCAGACAGTTATAAGAGACATTAAGTCTTCCACCTTCAAAGAATTTGACATATGGTTCTTCAACTTCCCCTATCCTGGAAAAGTCATGTTCCATTACCTTATCCCACTTCTTAAACCAGATGATATTTTCCTCTGCCTGTCTGGCCCAAAATTTTTCCGGCTCCTCTATTGATTCCTTGTAAAGCTCTTCATATTCCTCCATACTCTTGATATAAGCCTTCCGGCTTAACTCCTGAGGAGGATAAAATATTCTCTCCTCCTTCAGCATAGGTTCCATTCCCTTTTGCATTTTCCCTACCTCCTTTTTTTGCGGCACAAAACCATAAATCACAGATAGACATGGAATATATCATATCACAAGTAACGGTATCAGCAAACCGTGAACCTGATAGCGAGTCTGAATAAACCCCATGGACGGCTCCCACCAGTAAATCATCAAAACGTAGCACAGGGGCTTGTCCCCCCCGCCACGCCGTTGCCGAGGATAAATCTCGCTGCTACCTAGCGGAGCTATTTTCGGAGTAGTACTCCGCAATTAAAAGTGTCCTGGCTTCAAGATGTGGTTACAAACTGACACTCCAGAACCTCCTTATTTTCTTCCTCTATCTTAACAGAATCGTAGCCCCTGATAGATTCAATCAGGGGCAAATTCTTTTCCACCTCCTTTTCCAATGAAATCCCAAATCTAAATAACCCGAACATATTCCACCCTTAGTATTACATTTCTGAAAATAGTAGCACAGAAAAGAAAACCTGTCAAGCCTTTAAATTTTCTAAAATAATTTTTCTGCCCTTCTTCTTTTCTAAAAGAGGCGGCTAACCATCCTTTACCGCTCCTTTCATTACATCTATCGCATGGCATAATATAGGA
This genomic window contains:
- a CDS encoding acetate--CoA ligase, with product MQKGMEPMLKEERIFYPPQELSRKAYIKSMEEYEELYKESIEEPEKFWARQAEENIIWFKKWDKVMEHDFSRIGEVEEPYVKFFEGGRLNVSYNCLDRHLSTWRRNKAALIWQGEKEEEKCTLTYQQLHTEVCRFANVLKKHGVKKGDVVTIFLPMLPASAIAMLACTRIGAIHSVVFSAFSAEALKSRILDSNSTFVITADAGFRAGKIIDVKGKVDKALPDCKEVEKVIVYNRGNSQIDMKPGRDFWWHEEMEAGDIKNICECEEMEAEDPLFILYTSGTTGKPKGVLHTTGGYLLQVHLTSKWVFDIKDEDIHFCTADIGWITGHSYIVYGLLSNAATSLMFEGMPTYPEPDRFWKIVEDYRVNIFYTAPTAIRTLMRLGEEWPNKHDLSSLRILGSVGEPINPEAWMWYYRVIGKERCPVLDTWWQTETGGHLITPLPGATPTKPGSASMPFFGVVTEVLRTDGTSADTNESGSLVITRPWPGMIRGVYGDRKNELIKKVYFSMFPGKYFTADGCRIDKDGFHWLLGRIDDVMNVSGHRISTAEVEGALVSYPSVAEAAVAGFPHEIKGQGIYCYVTLKQGQEPSDELKKTLIKHVRNELGPIVTPDKIQFADALPKTRSGKIMRRILRKIAEGEISAIGDTSTLADPSVVDSLIKGRE